In the Streptomyces coeruleoprunus genome, GGGCTGTCCCTAGTACGAGAGGACCGGGACGGACGAACCTCTGGTGTGCCAGTTGTTCTGCCAAGGGCATGGCTGGTTGGCTACGTTCGGGAGGGATAACCGCTGAAAGCATCTAAGCGGGAAGCCTGCTTCGAGATGAGTATTCCCACCTCCTTGAGAGGGTAAGGCTCCCAGTAGACGACTGGGTTGATAGGCCGGATATGGAAGCCCAGTAATGGGTGGAGTTGACCGGTACTAATAGGCCGAGGGCTTGTCCTCAGTTGCTCGCGTCCACTGTGTTAGTTCTGAAGTAACGAACTCCCTTGCCGGTTGAGTTGTTATCTTCATAGTGTTTCGGTGGTCATAGCGTTAGGGAAACGCCCGGTTACATTCCGAACCCGGAAGCTAAGCCTTTCAGCGCCGATGGTACTGCAGGGGGGACCCTGTGGGAGAGTAGGACGCCGCCGAACAATTATTAGCCTCAACCCCCGGTCTTCATGGCCGGGGGTTGAGGCTTTTTTGCGTTTACCGGACCCCGTTCACGAGGGGGTCACCAGACGCGTGTCGTACGCCAGGATCACCGCTTGGACGCGGTCCCGGGAACCCGTCTTCGCGAGGATGCGGCCCACATGCGTTTTCACCGTCGATTCGGCCAGGTGGAAGCGTTCGGCGATTTCGGTGTTCGTCCAGCCCTGGCCGATGACCGTCAGGATTTCGCGTTCCCGGTCGGTGAGGGCGGCCAGCCTGGGGTCCGGTGTCGGTGGGCCGCCCGGTGTGGACGGCAAGTGCTGGGCGTAGGCGTCCAGCAGGCGGCGGGTCAGGCGCGGTGCGACCACGGCGTCTCCGCACGCGACCGCCCGTATGCCCGACAGGACCTCCTCGGGCTGGGCGTCCTTGAGGAGGAACCCGCTGGCGCCGGCGCGCAGGCCCTCGTACGCGTACTCGTCGAGGTCGAACGTCGTGAGGATGAGGACGCGGGTGCGGTCACCGGAGGCGACGATCCTGCGGGTCGCCTGGATGCCGTCCATGCCGGGCATGCGGATGTCCATCAGCGCCACGTCCGGGCGCAGTTCGGCGGCCAGGCGGGCGGCCTCGGAGCCGTTGCCGGCCTCACCGACGATGTCCATGTCGTCCTGGCTCTCCAGGAGCATGCGGAAGCCGAGGCGCTGGAGCGGCTGGTCGTCGACGATGAGCACAGTGGTCACGGGGTGGTGTCCTTCGGGAGATACAGACGGACCCGCCAGCCGCCGGCCGGCGGATCGAGCGGGCCGGCTTCCAGGGTGCCCGCGTAGAGGGCGGTGCGTTCGCGCATGCCGGTCAGGCCGCGGCCGGGGCCGGCTTCACCGGGCGGTGCGGGGGTGCCGTGGACCGCCGGGCCGCCCGTGTCCGTGACGGTGACGGTCACGCCGTCCCCGTACGAGACGTCGACGGTGGCCGTCGCCGTGGGGCCGGCGTGCTTGAGGGTGTTCGTCAGGGCCTCCTGGACGACGCGGTAGACCGTGAGCTGGCGGCCCGGGGGCAGGGCGTCCGGGGTGCCGTGGACGGTGAACCGTACGGGGAGGCCCGCCGCGCGGACGCCGTCGATCAGCTGGTCCAGGTCGGACAGGGCGGGCTGGGGGGCCAGTTCGGCGGGTGGTGGGGCGGGGGCGAGGTCGTCGTCGCGCAGGACGTCGAGGAGGCGGCGCAGTTCGGTCAGCGCCTGGCGGCTCGTCGTGGCGATGGCGTCCAGGGCCTGGGCCGCACGCTCGGGGGACTTGGCGGCCGCGTACTTGCCGCCGTCCGCCAAGCCCGTGATGACGGAGAGGTTGTGGCCGATGATGTCGTGCATCTCGCGGGCGATGCGGGTGCGTTCGGCGGCGGCGGCCAGCTGGGCCTGTTGGTCGCGTTCGATCTCCAGCCGGCGGGCGCGCTCCACCAGCGACGCCGTGTACTCCTGGCGCGTGCGGACCGCGATGCCCAGCAGGGCGACCAGGGCGAAGGCCCACAGAGGGGAGATCACCTGCTGCTCCCAGCTGCCCGCCGGATGGCGGACCGTGCCCACGGCCAGCGGCACGGTGAGGAGGACCGCCGCCACGCCCAGGCGCCGCAGCGGCAGGCGCAGGGCGATGTTGAAGACGACGACGTGCTGGATGAGGGCCGCTTGGAGCATCGCGCCCGTCCAGTTGCTGACGAGTGCGAACGGCGCCATCGCGGCCAGCACCGGCAGCGGATGCCGGCGGCGCCACAGCAGTGGCACCGACAGGCCCAGGCTCAGCGCGAGGACGAGGTGTGCGGGCACGTCGGTGTTCTGGGCGATGTTGCGCCACCCGCCGTTCGCGTCGACGAGCGCCGCCGTCACGAAGAAGCCCGTCAGCAGGGCGTCCCAGAGGAGCGGCCGCCGCCGGTCGAAGGCGCGGACGCGGTGCAGGACGCCCTGCACGTGAGCGGTGAGGGCGCCTGTGCCGCGGTCGCGCGTCAGCTGTTCGGTCACCTGTGTCACGTCGTCATCCTCGTACGGGGCGGGGTCAGACGTCCCGGCGTTTCAGCAGGACCGCGGCGACGGCCAGGGACGCGGCCGCCCAGCACGCCAGGGCGAGGAGCGCCGCGGAGGGCGATGCGGCTCCCGGCAGCGGGCCCGCCGAGCCGAGCGCGCCCGCGGCCTGCGTGGGGAAGTACTTCACGGCGGTGCTCGTCGCCTCGTACGGCAGGGCGCCGAGGATCTCCGGTACGACGACCACGCCGGCGATGAACGCGCCGATGGCGCCCGCGACCGAGCGGAGCAGCGCGCCGAGGCCCAGGGCGATGAGGCCGACGAGCGTGATGCCGGCGGCGTTCCCGGTGATCGCGCGCAGCACG is a window encoding:
- a CDS encoding response regulator transcription factor, giving the protein MTTVLIVDDQPLQRLGFRMLLESQDDMDIVGEAGNGSEAARLAAELRPDVALMDIRMPGMDGIQATRRIVASGDRTRVLILTTFDLDEYAYEGLRAGASGFLLKDAQPEEVLSGIRAVACGDAVVAPRLTRRLLDAYAQHLPSTPGGPPTPDPRLAALTDREREILTVIGQGWTNTEIAERFHLAESTVKTHVGRILAKTGSRDRVQAVILAYDTRLVTPS
- a CDS encoding sensor histidine kinase, translated to MTQVTEQLTRDRGTGALTAHVQGVLHRVRAFDRRRPLLWDALLTGFFVTAALVDANGGWRNIAQNTDVPAHLVLALSLGLSVPLLWRRRHPLPVLAAMAPFALVSNWTGAMLQAALIQHVVVFNIALRLPLRRLGVAAVLLTVPLAVGTVRHPAGSWEQQVISPLWAFALVALLGIAVRTRQEYTASLVERARRLEIERDQQAQLAAAAERTRIAREMHDIIGHNLSVITGLADGGKYAAAKSPERAAQALDAIATTSRQALTELRRLLDVLRDDDLAPAPPPAELAPQPALSDLDQLIDGVRAAGLPVRFTVHGTPDALPPGRQLTVYRVVQEALTNTLKHAGPTATATVDVSYGDGVTVTVTDTGGPAVHGTPAPPGEAGPGRGLTGMRERTALYAGTLEAGPLDPPAGGWRVRLYLPKDTTP